A window of Tripterygium wilfordii isolate XIE 37 chromosome 7, ASM1340144v1, whole genome shotgun sequence contains these coding sequences:
- the LOC120001697 gene encoding patellin-3-like → MAEEVSKVAAEGGVSKVVEEEVVVVTDVKQADKIAAENVVEKEPPVPETEEEEVKPKGAVEAEVEKTRCDDAEKVPLSGSFEEESTNVADLLGSEKEILDELKQLVRHALNKHEFTSSIPPPESAPIEEAKTEEPTKPETTKNEAEKEEKTKVAEAETEVIEEKVATTNAVVDDDGAKTVEAIEETIVAVSSSVSQDQPKMSTETEPETKATVAAEEENKTKEDKSEIPLPPEEVSIFGVPLLADERSDVILLKFLRARDFKVKDAFTMLKNTIRWRKEFGIDELLEQNLGVDDLGKVVFMSGFDKEGHPVCYNVYGEFQNKELYQKTFSDEEKRQRFLRWRIQFLERSIRKLNFSPGGISTIVQVNDLKNSPGPAKWELRQATKQALQLLQDNYPEFVAKQVFINVPWWYLAVNKMISPFLTQRTKNKFVVAGPSKSAETLFRYMSAEQLPVKFGGLSKDGEFGTTDAVTEITLKPTAKHTVEFPATETCLLTWEVRVVGWDVSYGAEFVPSSQESYTVIIQKNRKFASTEEPVVCNSFKIGEPGKVVLTINNPTSKKKKLLYRLKTKTCSD, encoded by the exons ATGGCGGAGGAAGTGTCAAAGGTGGCCGCAGAGGGAGGGGTGTCTAAAGTGGTGGaagaggaggtggtggtggtgactgATGTGAAACAGGCGGACAAGATTGCAGCAGAGAATGTGGTGGAGAAGGAGCCGCCAGTGCCGGAGACTGAGGAGGAAGAGGTGAAGCCAAAAGGAGCAGTGGAGGCTGAGGTGGAGAAAACCAGATGTGATGACGCTGAGAAGGTCCCTCTGTCTGGTTCTTTTGAGGAAGAGAGCACTAATGTTGCTGATCTTCTTGGTTCAGAGAAGGAAATTCTTGATGAGCTTAAGCAGCTTGTTCGACATGCGCTTAATAAGCACGAATTCACCAGTTCAATACCACCGCCAGAATCAGCACCCATAGAAGAAGCCAAAACAGAGGAACCCACAAAGCCAGAGACAACGAAAAATGAAgcagaaaaggaagagaaaactAAAGTAGCAGAGGCGGAAACAGAGGTTATTGAAGAAAAAGTGGCAACTACTAAtgctgttgttgatgatgatggtgcTAAGACTGTTGAAGCAATCGAAGAAACAATCGTGGCAGTCTCTTCCTCTGTTTCACAAGACCAACCCAAAATGTCTACCGAAACAGAGCCTGAAACAAAAGCTACTGTGGCAGCAGAGGAAGAGAATAAGACTAAAGAAGACAAATCCGAGATCCCATTACCTCCAGAAGAGGTATCCATATTTGGGGTTCCATTGCTGGCAGACGAGAGAAGCGATGTGATTCTGCTGAAGTTTCTCAGAGCACgagatttcaaagtcaaagaTGCATTCACCATGCTCAAGAACACAATTCGCTGGAGGAAGGAGTTTGGGATTGATGAATTGCTTGAACAGAACCTTGGTGTTGATGATTTGGGGAAAGTAGTGTTCATGTCTGGTTTTGACAAAGAAGGACACCCAGTTTGCTACAATGTGTATGGGGAGTTCCAGAACAAGGAGCTTTATCAGAAGACATTCTCAGATGAAGAGAAGAGACAGAGGTTCTTGAGATGGAGAATTCAATTCCTTGAGAGGAGTATCAGGAAATTGAATTTCTCTCCTGGTGGGATTTCCACAATTGTTCAAGTCAATGACTTGAAGAATTCACCTGGACCTGCTAAGTGGGAGCTTAGACAAGCAACCAAACAAGCTCTGCAATTGCTCCAAGACAACTACCCTGAATTTGTAGCCAAAcag GTGTTCATCAATGTGCCATGGTGGTACCTTGCAGTCAACAAAATGATAAGTCCATTTTTGACACAGAGAACCAAAAACAAGTTTGTGGTTGCAGGTCCTTCAAAATCTGCAGAGACCCTTTTCAG GTATATGTCTGCTGAGCAATTGCCTGTTAAGTTTGGAGGACTAAGCAAAGATGGTGAATTTGGGACAACTGATGCTGTCACTGAAATCACTCTCAAGCCAACAGCAAAACACACTGTGGAATTCCCAGCTACAGAG ACATGTTTACTGACTTGGGAAGTAAGAGTGGTGGGATGGGATGTGAGTTATGGAGCAGAATTTGTGCCAAGTTCACAAGAAAGCTACACAGTGATCATTCAAAAGAATAGAAAGTTTGCTTCAACTGAAGAACCAGTGGTGTGCAACAGTTTCAAGATTGGTGAGCCTGGAAAGGTAGTTCTCACTATTAACAATCCAACatccaagaagaagaagctccTCTATCGCTTGAAGACCAAGACTTGTTCAGATTGA
- the LOC120001699 gene encoding serine/threonine-protein kinase SRK2A-like: MEKYELVKDLGAGNFGVARLLRHKETKELVAMKYIERGNKIDENVAREIINHRSLRHPNIIRFKEVVLTPTHLAIVMEYAAGGELFERICNAGRFSEDEARYFFQQLISGVNYCHSMQICHRDLKLENTLLDGSPAPRLKICDFGYSKSSLLHSRPKSTVGTPAYIAPEVLSRREYDGKMADVWSCGVTLYVMLVGAYPFEDQEDPKNFRKTIQRIMAVQYKIPDYVHVSQGCRHLLSRIFVAGPYKRISIKEIKNHPWFMKNMPKELSDSSQAVYYQKDNPSFSLQSVDEIMKIVAEARIPPPASRPVKGFSWGAEEEEEEDEDIEAEVEEEDDEEDEYDKRVREVHASGEFHIS, encoded by the exons ATGGAGAAATATGAGTTGGTGAAGGATTTGGGTGCTGGAAACTTTGGAGTGGCAAGGCTTTTGAGGCACAAGGAGACCAAAGAACTCGTTGCCATGAAATATATCGAGCGAGGTAACAAG ATTGATGAGAATGTGGCAAGGGAGATCATAAATCATAGGTCACTAAGGCACCCTAACATAATCCGCTTCAAGGAG GTGGTTTTAACACCCACACATTTGGCAATTGTGATGGAGTATGCTGCCGGTGGAGAGCTATTTGAGCGAATCTGCAATGCTGGCAGATTTAGTGAAGATGAG GCTAGGTATTTCTTCCAGCAGCTGATCTCTGGTGTCAATTACTGTCACTCCATG CAAATATGCCATAGGGATTTGAAACTGGAAAACACTTTGCTAGATGGAAGCCCTGCTCCACGCTTGAAAATCTGTGATTTTGGTTACTCAAAG TCATCTTTGCTGCATTCAAGACCCAAATCCACAGTTGGAACTCCAGCATACATAGCACCAGAAGTTCTTTCACGGCGAGAATATGATGGCAAG ATGGCAGATGTGTGGTCATGTGGAGTGACTCTCTACGTGATGTTGGTGGGAGCATACCCATTTGAAGATCAAGAGGATCCCAAGAATTTTAGGAAAACAATTCAG CGCATAATGGCTGTTCAGTATAAAATCCCCGATTACGTTCACGTATCACAAGGTTGCAGGCACCTTCTCTCTCGCATATTTGTCGCAGGCCCATATAAG AGAATTTCAATCAAAGAAATCAAGAACCATCCATGGTTTATGAAGAACATGCCGAAAGAGTTGTCTGATTCATCTCAAGCAGTATATTACCAGAAAGATAACCCAAGCTTTTCACTTCAAAGTGTGGATGAAATCATGAAGATTGTGGCAGAGGCAAGAATTCCACCTCCAGCATCTCGGCCCGTCAAAGGCTTTAGCTGGGGAgcagaagaggaggaggaggaggatgaagatATAGAAGCAGAGGTGGAAGAggaggatgatgaagaagatgaatatGACAAGAGGGTTAGGGAAGTTCATGCTAGTGGAGAATTTCATATCAGCTAA
- the LOC120001698 gene encoding ferrochelatase-2, chloroplastic-like has protein sequence MNMNCQALKMNVNSPCPSSPSASGRRFPRHRLLPRTVSTSQRVHHCCGVNVEAFLTSDLSEKYIVAKYSSRCSGTQCSISKQPLNKNSWPLGTMVASKSQDVSATSRVGDEKIGVLLLNLGGPETLDDVQPFLFNLFADPDIIRLPRLFRFLQRPLAQFISVLRAPKSKEGYASIGGGSPLRRVTDAQAEELQKSLWAKNVPAKVYVGMRYWHPFTEDAIKQIKRDGITKLVVLPLYPQFSISTSGSSLRLLESIFREDEYLVNMQHTVIPSWYQREGYIKAMANLIEKELENFDCPKKAVIFFSAHGVPLAYVEEAGDPYKAEMEECVELIIEELEKRSISNPYTLAYQSRVGPVEWLKPYTDETIIDLGRKGVQSLLAVPISFVSEHIETLEEIDVEYKELALKSGIEKWGRVPALGCEPTFISDLADAVIESLPYVGAMAVSNIEARQSLVPLGSVEELLAAYDSQRRELPAPVTVWEWGWTKSAETWNGRAAMLAVLVLLVLEVTTGKGFLHQWGILPLFP, from the exons ATGAATATGAATTGTCAGGCACTGAAAATGAACGTGAATTCTCCTTGCCCTTCTTCTCCTTCGGCTTCAGGTCGCAGATTTCCACG CCATAGGTTGTTGCCACGGACAGTCTCGACCTCTCAAAGGGTACATCATTGCTGTGGGGTCAATGTGGAGGCTTTTCTTACATCTGACCTCTCTGAAAAATATATAGTTGCCAAATATTCCTCGCGATGCTCTGGAACACAATGTTCAATCTCTAAGCAACCACTCAACAAAAATTCTTGGCCCCTGGGAACGATGGTGGCTTCAAAATCTCAGGATGTCTCCGCCACATCTCGTGTTGGTGATGAAAAGATAGGAGTCTTGTTGCTTAACCTGGGAGGTCCCGAAACACTCGACGATGTGCAGCCTTTCCTATTTAATCTCTTTGCTGACCCG GATATCATACGATTGCCAAGGTTGTTTCGCTTTCTTCAAAGGCCCTTGGCACAATTTATATCTGTTCTGAGGGCACCCAAAAGCAAAGAAGGCTATGCCTCCATTGGTGGTGGTTCCCCTCTTCGACGTGTAACCGATGCACAG GCTGAAGAGTTGCAGAAATCACTCTGGGCAAAGAATGTACCAGCAAAGGTTTATGTTGGTATGCGTTACTGGCATCCATTTACTGAAGATGCCATCAAACAG ATAAAAAGAGATGGAATTACAAAGCTTGTTGTGCTTCCGCTATATCCTCAATTCTCTATATCAACAAGTGGTTCTAGCCTTAGACTCTTGGAAAGCATATTCAG GGAGGACGAATATCTTGTTAACATGCAGCACACAGTTATACCATCCTGGTACCAGCGTGAAGGGTACATAAAGGCCATGGCAAATTTAATTGAAAAGGAATTAGAAAATTTTGACTGCCCTAAGAAG GCGGTGATATTTTTTAGCGCTCATGGGGTGCCGCTTGCATATGTGGAAGAGGCTGGTGATCCCTACAAGGCAGAAATGGAGGAATGTGTAGAGTTAATAATAGAAGAGTTAGAGAAGAGAAGTATAAGTAATCCCTACACTCTTGCTTATCAG AGCAGGGTTGGACCTGTGGAATGGCTAAAACCATATACTGATGAGACAATCATTGACCTCGGAAGAAAAGGAGTTCAAAGCCTTTTGGCTGTTCCAATTAG TTTTGTTAGTGAGCATATTGAAACTCTAGAAGAAATTGATGTTGAGTACAAAGAGTTGGCTCTAAAGTCTGGTATAGAAAAATGGGGACGTGTTCCGGCACTAGGCTGTGAACCCACCTTCATTTCAGATTTGGCAGACGCTGTCATTGAGAGTCTTCCCTATGTTGGAGCTATGGCAGTGTCAAATATTGAAGCTCGACAG TCGTTAGTTCCACTCGGCAGTGTGGAAGAGTTATTGGCTGCATATGATTCGCAACGTAGGGAGCTTCCCGCACCGGTGACAGTATGGGAATGGGGTTGGACAAAAAGTGCCGAAACTTGGAACGGAAGAGCAGCCATGCTGGCAGTGCTTGTTCTATTGGTCCTAGAAGTAACAACTGGGAAAGGGTTCCTACACCAGTGGGGGATATTGCCCTTATTTCCCTGA
- the LOC120001316 gene encoding TOM1-like protein 5 isoform X1: MMAAELVNSATSDKLIEVDWTKNIVICELVAHDQRQAKDVVKAIKKRLESKNSNTQLYAVLLLEMLMNNIGDDVYKQVIDVGILPILVKIVKKKTDFPVREKIFFVLDATQTSLGGAKGKFPQFYAAYYDLVSAGVQFPQRPSSTANRQASQPSKNGTHNGELAAARQEGANVQAETQIVPESSLFILCSIIQKANNALELLKEVLDAIDPQHPEGARDEFTLDLVEQCSFQKQRVMHLVLTSRDEKVVSRAIELNDQLQKVLNRHDEILSGKSTFLDSPRPTGNQLNHEEAEEEQEEEPEQLFRRMRKGKACARPGDEEHLIERPPIGLLASSTPAERLNRPLIRPLRLEPSDEPNGHPPPPLVVIPPPPAKHIERERFFQENKADGTDVTGHMRGLSLHSRNASSSRSGSFDFSDRVN, from the exons ACAAGCAAAAGATGTTGTTAAAGCTATTAAAAAACGCTTGGAAAGTAAAAACTCAAACACGCAACTCTATGCGGTTTTG TTGTTGGAGATGTTGATGAATAATATTGGAGATGACGTATACAAGCAGGTGATTGATGTGGGAATTCTCCCCATTCTagtgaagatagttaagaaaaag ACTGACTTTCCAGTACGAGAAAAGATATTTTTTGTGTTGGATGCCACACAGACGTCCCTTGGTGGTGCTAAAGGAAAGTTCCCTCAGTTCTATGCCGCATATTATGACTTGGTG AGTGCAGGAGTACAGTTTCCCCAAAGGCCTTCTTCTACAGCTAATCGACAAGCTTCACAACCAAGTAAAAATGGCACACACAATGGGGAACTTGCTGCAGCTAGACAAGAAGGTGCTAATGTCCAAGCAGAGACTCAAATTGTTCCAGAGTCTAG tttatttattttgtgcagTATTATTCAGAAGGCTAATAACGCATTAGAGCTATTGAAAGAAGTCCTCGATGCTATTGATCCTCAACATCCTGAG GGTGCAAGGGATGAATTCACTCTTGATCTCGTGGAACAGTGTTCATTCCAAAAGCAGCGTGTAATGCATCTTGTGCTGACTTCCAG GGATGAGAAAGTGGTTTCTCGAGCAATTGAGTTGAACGATCAGCTCCAGAAAGTTCTTAATAGACACGATGAAATCCTCTCAGGCAAGTCTACATTTTTAGATAGCCCTAGGCCTACTGGAAATCAGCTTAATCATGAAGAGgctgaagaagaacaagaagaggagCCCGAGCAGCTTTTCCGGAG AATGCGGAAAGGCAAAGCCTGTGCTAGGCCTGGTGATGAAGAGCATCTAATTGAACGACCACCGAtaggtttgttggcatcttcaACTCCAGCAGAAAGGCTGAATCGTCCCCTTATACGGCCCCTTCGTTTGGAGCCATCAGATGAACCCAATGGTCATCCTCCGCCACCACTTGTCGTAATACCACCTCCTCCCGCGAAACACATTGAAAGGGAGAGGTTCTTTCAGGAAAACAAGGCTGATGGTACTGATGTGACCGGCCACATGAGAGGTCTCTCCTTACACAGTCGCAATGCCAGCAGTTCTCGCAGTGGAAGCTTTGATTTTAGCGATCGAGTAAATTGA
- the LOC120001316 gene encoding TOM1-like protein 5 isoform X2, with product MMAAELVNSATSDKLIEVDWTKNIVICELVAHDQRQAKDVVKAIKKRLESKNSNTQLYAVLLLEMLMNNIGDDVYKQVIDVGILPILVKIVKKKTDFPVREKIFFVLDATQTSLGGAKGKFPQFYAAYYDLVSAGVQFPQRPSSTANRQASQPSKNGTHNGELAAARQEGANVQAETQIVPESSIIQKANNALELLKEVLDAIDPQHPEGARDEFTLDLVEQCSFQKQRVMHLVLTSRDEKVVSRAIELNDQLQKVLNRHDEILSGKSTFLDSPRPTGNQLNHEEAEEEQEEEPEQLFRRMRKGKACARPGDEEHLIERPPIGLLASSTPAERLNRPLIRPLRLEPSDEPNGHPPPPLVVIPPPPAKHIERERFFQENKADGTDVTGHMRGLSLHSRNASSSRSGSFDFSDRVN from the exons ACAAGCAAAAGATGTTGTTAAAGCTATTAAAAAACGCTTGGAAAGTAAAAACTCAAACACGCAACTCTATGCGGTTTTG TTGTTGGAGATGTTGATGAATAATATTGGAGATGACGTATACAAGCAGGTGATTGATGTGGGAATTCTCCCCATTCTagtgaagatagttaagaaaaag ACTGACTTTCCAGTACGAGAAAAGATATTTTTTGTGTTGGATGCCACACAGACGTCCCTTGGTGGTGCTAAAGGAAAGTTCCCTCAGTTCTATGCCGCATATTATGACTTGGTG AGTGCAGGAGTACAGTTTCCCCAAAGGCCTTCTTCTACAGCTAATCGACAAGCTTCACAACCAAGTAAAAATGGCACACACAATGGGGAACTTGCTGCAGCTAGACAAGAAGGTGCTAATGTCCAAGCAGAGACTCAAATTGTTCCAGAGTCTAG TATTATTCAGAAGGCTAATAACGCATTAGAGCTATTGAAAGAAGTCCTCGATGCTATTGATCCTCAACATCCTGAG GGTGCAAGGGATGAATTCACTCTTGATCTCGTGGAACAGTGTTCATTCCAAAAGCAGCGTGTAATGCATCTTGTGCTGACTTCCAG GGATGAGAAAGTGGTTTCTCGAGCAATTGAGTTGAACGATCAGCTCCAGAAAGTTCTTAATAGACACGATGAAATCCTCTCAGGCAAGTCTACATTTTTAGATAGCCCTAGGCCTACTGGAAATCAGCTTAATCATGAAGAGgctgaagaagaacaagaagaggagCCCGAGCAGCTTTTCCGGAG AATGCGGAAAGGCAAAGCCTGTGCTAGGCCTGGTGATGAAGAGCATCTAATTGAACGACCACCGAtaggtttgttggcatcttcaACTCCAGCAGAAAGGCTGAATCGTCCCCTTATACGGCCCCTTCGTTTGGAGCCATCAGATGAACCCAATGGTCATCCTCCGCCACCACTTGTCGTAATACCACCTCCTCCCGCGAAACACATTGAAAGGGAGAGGTTCTTTCAGGAAAACAAGGCTGATGGTACTGATGTGACCGGCCACATGAGAGGTCTCTCCTTACACAGTCGCAATGCCAGCAGTTCTCGCAGTGGAAGCTTTGATTTTAGCGATCGAGTAAATTGA